Proteins from one Leptospira johnsonii genomic window:
- a CDS encoding SMP-30/gluconolactonase/LRE family protein — translation MYDIGDWLGAAINYSGKKAGTSEFYVDCLTFVGSVSFVFPKEGIVNTKKILLLSAAFIIIFIIGFALKPSPIQPIAYQPPIDTGLIGAFQENKALESAELIALGKIHGPEDIEPDDEGNIYSASEDGKVYLISKDGEMKAHAFTGGRPLGMKLLGDGSIVVADAIKGLLKISKDGKVEVLSTESEGVPFKFTDDLDVARDGTIYFSDASDKYGSAEYLYDLMESVPHGRLLKYDPHTKKTTTLMKDLFFPNGVALSKNEDFLVLNETYKYRIHRYWIKGPKAGTSEIWAENLPGFPDNISSDRKGHFYLALFTVRNNLVDKVLHPRPWTKSIVAKLPKFLWPKPQPYGFAVILDENGVVEASFQEPKGKHLKEITSVKRKGEYIYLGSLHNDRIGKFKLPPELIKE, via the coding sequence ATGTACGATATCGGCGATTGGTTGGGAGCCGCAATCAATTATTCTGGTAAGAAGGCGGGAACCTCAGAATTTTACGTTGACTGCCTAACCTTCGTAGGTAGCGTCTCATTCGTTTTCCCTAAGGAGGGAATCGTGAACACGAAAAAAATCCTCCTGCTCTCTGCAGCGTTTATTATCATTTTCATAATAGGTTTTGCACTCAAACCTTCTCCTATCCAACCCATTGCTTACCAACCTCCTATCGATACCGGTTTGATCGGCGCCTTCCAAGAAAACAAAGCTTTGGAATCCGCAGAACTGATTGCGCTCGGAAAGATACATGGCCCGGAAGATATCGAACCGGATGACGAAGGTAATATTTACTCAGCAAGTGAAGACGGCAAAGTGTATCTCATTTCTAAAGACGGAGAAATGAAGGCGCATGCATTCACTGGAGGTAGACCTCTTGGGATGAAATTATTAGGAGACGGTTCCATCGTAGTCGCGGATGCGATCAAGGGTCTCTTAAAGATCAGCAAAGATGGAAAAGTAGAAGTGCTGAGCACGGAATCTGAAGGCGTTCCTTTCAAATTCACCGACGATCTAGATGTTGCTAGAGACGGAACGATCTATTTTTCGGATGCAAGCGACAAGTACGGCTCTGCAGAATATTTGTATGATCTGATGGAATCCGTTCCTCACGGTCGTTTGCTAAAATATGATCCGCATACTAAAAAGACGACAACTCTAATGAAGGATCTTTTCTTTCCGAATGGAGTGGCTCTTTCTAAAAACGAGGATTTTCTAGTATTAAACGAAACTTATAAATACAGGATCCATCGATATTGGATCAAAGGACCTAAAGCAGGAACAAGCGAGATCTGGGCGGAAAATCTTCCGGGTTTTCCGGACAATATCTCTTCGGATAGAAAGGGCCATTTCTATCTAGCGTTATTCACAGTTCGTAATAATCTAGTGGATAAGGTTTTACATCCTCGTCCTTGGACAAAATCGATCGTGGCTAAACTCCCTAAATTCCTTTGGCCAAAGCCTCAGCCGTACGGTTTTGCAGTCATTCTGGACGAGAACGGAGTAGTAGAGGCCAGTTTCCAGGAGCCAAAGGGAAAACATCTGAAAGAGATTACTTCCGTAAAAAGAAAGGGGGAGTATATCTATCTAGGAAGTCTTCATAACGACAGGATAGGGAAATTCAAACTGCCTCCCGAATTAATAAAAGAATAA
- a CDS encoding acyltransferase family protein, with translation MVEQSSPAKQSRLDYLDNLRSFALLLGLAFHVAIVYAAVIIYPLRNDDRSIAFDVFGEWVHLFRMPMFFVLSGYFTERIYLSKTLTEFLKLRALRIILPLIPGIILFAPMQYYVNALQEGYQGNYFRFLWEEFLLKNPAPSHLWFILYLALYTFLYLGIRPVIHRIGTFILPSSRYGGEEPEKRPSVKWETLLIAGIWCTIWTCDINYFFLKDEKYLNIEPVQFIYDFSFFLFGSFLIGRESTILKGKTSHSEIILLGFLAFVFFGLFYWVSTIDPYWSYFGYAGFGMRILHIFLKCLGGWIWIAFFIRLFQLFFNKTGKLNSYLRESSLPVYLIHHPISLGIGFLVVSTGLSIWIKFSIHIFSVYAVTFLVYHFIIRDSDFWLTVLGNKGISFKRNK, from the coding sequence TTGGTTGAACAAAGCTCTCCGGCCAAACAAAGCAGGCTGGATTATTTAGACAATCTCAGATCCTTCGCCTTGCTATTAGGTTTAGCATTCCATGTGGCGATCGTATATGCTGCTGTCATTATATATCCATTAAGAAATGATGATAGATCCATCGCATTCGATGTTTTCGGGGAATGGGTACATCTTTTTAGAATGCCTATGTTTTTCGTACTCTCCGGTTATTTTACGGAAAGGATCTATCTTTCCAAAACCTTAACAGAATTTTTAAAGTTAAGAGCGTTGCGGATCATTCTACCCTTGATTCCCGGAATCATACTATTCGCACCCATGCAATATTATGTGAACGCTTTACAGGAAGGTTACCAAGGAAACTACTTCAGATTCTTATGGGAAGAATTCTTACTCAAGAATCCGGCTCCTTCTCACCTTTGGTTCATATTATATCTGGCATTATATACATTCTTGTATTTGGGTATCCGTCCTGTAATTCATAGGATCGGGACATTCATACTTCCCTCTTCCAGATATGGAGGAGAAGAACCTGAAAAAAGACCTAGCGTAAAATGGGAAACATTATTGATCGCAGGGATCTGGTGCACGATTTGGACCTGCGACATTAATTACTTTTTTCTAAAGGACGAAAAATATCTAAACATTGAGCCGGTCCAGTTCATATATGATTTCAGCTTTTTCTTATTCGGCAGTTTTTTGATCGGAAGAGAAAGTACGATCTTAAAAGGGAAAACAAGTCATTCCGAGATTATTTTATTAGGATTTTTAGCCTTCGTATTTTTTGGACTATTCTATTGGGTCAGCACGATAGATCCATACTGGTCTTATTTCGGATATGCCGGATTTGGAATGAGAATACTTCATATTTTTCTAAAGTGTTTGGGTGGATGGATTTGGATCGCATTTTTTATCCGACTTTTTCAGTTGTTTTTTAACAAAACTGGTAAGCTCAATTCTTATTTAAGAGAATCCAGTTTGCCTGTATATCTGATCCATCATCCGATTTCTCTTGGGATCGGCTTTTTAGTAGTGAGCACAGGCCTTTCTATCTGGATCAAATTTTCTATTCATATATTCTCGGTATACGCTGTCACATTCTTAGTATACCATTTTATTATCCGAGATTCGGACTTCTGGCTCACTGTACTTGGAAATAAGGGGATCAGTTTTAAGCGGAATAAGTAA
- a CDS encoding Crp/Fnr family transcriptional regulator, whose amino-acid sequence MKISEDMVNKHGLRFKESAVIFDENEPADQMYLILSGKVGIHKKVKEAFKLLIELKEGDMFGEMALVDRKPRSARAIAKTDVLLFAITESVFYNLIQTNPSFSLKMVKMLSSRLRETNQTIASLLKGDRKNIVTSALITFAQSRGEQEDGQYKVHLAAFMKWAILRVGLEHTDLVSAINLLVKDKLIEQPKNDPSHILIRETFFKYTLDQ is encoded by the coding sequence ATGAAGATCTCCGAAGATATGGTAAATAAACACGGCCTCCGCTTTAAGGAATCCGCTGTTATTTTCGATGAGAACGAACCCGCAGATCAAATGTATCTGATCCTTTCCGGAAAAGTGGGGATCCATAAAAAAGTAAAAGAAGCATTCAAACTTCTTATAGAACTGAAAGAAGGGGATATGTTCGGTGAGATGGCACTGGTGGATCGCAAACCCAGAAGTGCAAGAGCCATCGCAAAAACCGATGTATTATTATTCGCGATCACCGAGAGTGTGTTCTATAACCTAATCCAGACCAACCCTTCTTTCTCCTTAAAAATGGTAAAAATGCTTTCTTCCAGATTGAGAGAGACTAATCAAACCATAGCTAGTCTTTTAAAAGGAGACAGAAAGAATATTGTAACTTCCGCATTGATTACTTTCGCACAATCGAGAGGAGAACAAGAGGACGGACAATACAAGGTGCATTTGGCAGCATTTATGAAATGGGCCATCTTAAGAGTCGGATTGGAACATACGGATCTAGTATCCGCGATCAATCTTTTGGTAAAAGACAAATTGATCGAACAACCCAAAAACGATCCCAGCCATATATTGATACGGGAAACGTTTTTTAAATACACATTGGACCAGTAA
- a CDS encoding sensor histidine kinase, with product MRFGKTSFFALLISFFLSHCSLVGSGSEDSSAKNGILDLSNHSFEDSKIVPLDGEWEFYWEEWISPSEFSDPKFKSKKKFVTVPSVWTESFSKDPEAVGHGYATYRLKVKLGKRKRSLALKIPDLGTSYVLYANGKEIASVGSIGKSKSESKARYELKISLVPDSENLDLVFHVSNFQNRWGGVWNSIQLGEFESILENVRNRRDVEWALVLIAATMSFYNVFFYFFRRNESAHLLFAFHAFLIMVRSLTIGDSRLAYEFLQGISWELPNRLEYISVYASGPTLYAFLYRYCKTDFWRRFGRYFVIPYYLACFIVLFFPNKYYTLTLLPIALYMPFVTMPIWIVLLGLGLKRRIEGGFSLFAGYIVLSLCTLNDIGLFFGFWKSIYLIQYGEVVMILGYSILISKIFSEAFQRSDTLGIKMKSLVFSTREIMQSYSYDKAADTALKMLHEDGKEQTVFVYLEEPNSSVWKRYSISSLGDLETVEVYKYDVQDLLGLEPSSLTEPIVKNNRLIVSVQDEQLYKLIFDLPFESYSDDSQVDWVRGIADALAFSVRNIARQDREKLAIIGELSAEIVHDLGHPIAMIRQNLKNLGSQRGKSKTNLLFQAEKEVDALTNLTLDILDFSKNRIILDLQILDIKTYFKEIFEDLGTFFQSTKMKLVSKINAKGSIRLDPLRIRRLIFNLAKNAAEATDEKGTFSIRIEREENVVYLIFEDNGEGFSKEMERYIFDSGFGSKKPYGTGLGLSIIRKIVSAHGGEILVSSEEGKGTRFTILLRS from the coding sequence GTGAGATTCGGAAAAACTAGCTTCTTTGCCCTTCTGATCTCTTTCTTTCTTTCTCACTGCTCTCTTGTCGGCTCTGGATCTGAAGATTCTTCTGCGAAGAATGGAATCTTAGACTTGAGCAACCATTCTTTTGAAGATAGCAAGATCGTTCCGTTAGATGGAGAATGGGAATTTTATTGGGAAGAATGGATCTCTCCTAGTGAATTCTCCGATCCAAAGTTCAAATCCAAAAAAAAGTTCGTAACTGTTCCTTCTGTTTGGACGGAGAGTTTTTCTAAGGATCCTGAGGCAGTAGGTCATGGTTACGCTACTTATAGACTCAAGGTAAAGTTGGGAAAAAGAAAACGTTCCTTAGCTCTCAAGATCCCGGACCTAGGAACTTCTTACGTACTCTATGCAAACGGGAAGGAGATCGCAAGTGTAGGTTCTATTGGAAAATCCAAATCAGAATCTAAAGCAAGATATGAGCTAAAAATTTCCTTAGTTCCGGACTCTGAAAATCTGGACTTGGTATTTCATGTTTCCAATTTTCAAAACAGATGGGGTGGTGTTTGGAATTCCATTCAGTTGGGGGAATTCGAAAGTATTTTGGAGAATGTCCGAAATCGAAGGGATGTAGAATGGGCCTTGGTCTTGATCGCGGCCACGATGTCTTTTTATAACGTATTTTTTTATTTCTTTAGAAGGAACGAATCCGCTCACTTATTATTTGCATTTCATGCTTTTCTAATAATGGTTCGTTCTTTAACAATCGGCGATTCCAGGCTTGCTTACGAGTTTTTACAGGGGATTTCCTGGGAACTTCCGAACCGTTTGGAATATATTAGTGTATATGCTTCCGGTCCGACTTTGTATGCATTCTTGTACAGATATTGTAAGACTGATTTTTGGAGAAGATTCGGTCGATACTTCGTTATTCCTTATTACCTAGCATGCTTTATCGTATTATTTTTTCCGAATAAGTACTACACGCTCACGCTTCTACCGATCGCGTTGTATATGCCTTTTGTTACGATGCCTATTTGGATAGTTTTGCTTGGCCTTGGTCTGAAAAGAAGAATAGAAGGTGGATTTAGTTTATTTGCGGGCTATATAGTGCTCAGCTTATGCACTTTGAATGATATCGGTCTATTTTTTGGATTTTGGAAGAGTATCTATCTCATTCAATATGGGGAAGTCGTAATGATACTAGGTTATTCCATTTTGATCTCTAAAATTTTCTCGGAAGCGTTCCAACGTTCCGATACCTTAGGAATTAAAATGAAATCCTTGGTATTCTCTACTAGGGAGATCATGCAATCTTATTCATATGATAAGGCGGCAGATACCGCTTTAAAGATGCTGCATGAGGATGGAAAAGAACAAACAGTCTTTGTGTATCTGGAAGAACCGAATTCGTCCGTGTGGAAAAGATACTCAATTTCTTCTTTAGGAGATCTGGAAACTGTAGAAGTATATAAATACGATGTGCAGGATCTTTTGGGTTTGGAACCTTCTTCTCTTACGGAACCCATAGTCAAAAATAATAGACTGATCGTTTCCGTCCAAGATGAGCAGCTCTACAAATTGATCTTTGATCTTCCATTTGAAAGTTATTCCGATGATTCTCAGGTGGATTGGGTAAGAGGAATTGCCGATGCACTTGCATTTTCCGTTCGTAATATTGCAAGACAGGACAGAGAGAAGCTAGCAATTATAGGAGAACTTTCCGCAGAGATCGTTCATGATCTGGGACATCCGATTGCGATGATCCGTCAAAATCTGAAAAATCTGGGATCCCAAAGAGGTAAATCCAAAACAAATCTACTTTTTCAAGCGGAGAAGGAGGTAGATGCACTTACAAACCTTACTTTAGATATATTAGATTTTTCTAAAAATAGGATCATTTTGGATCTGCAGATCCTAGATATAAAAACCTACTTTAAGGAAATTTTCGAGGACCTTGGGACCTTCTTTCAATCCACTAAGATGAAACTGGTATCCAAGATAAATGCAAAAGGAAGTATTCGTCTGGATCCGCTCCGTATCCGTAGATTGATCTTCAATCTGGCAAAAAACGCTGCCGAGGCTACGGATGAGAAAGGGACTTTTTCTATTCGGATTGAAAGGGAAGAGAATGTCGTCTATCTGATCTTCGAAGATAATGGAGAAGGTTTCAGTAAGGAAATGGAAAGATATATTTTCGATTCAGGATTCGGAAGTAAGAAACCTTACGGAACAGGGCTTGGACTTTCTATCATCCGTAAAATTGTATCCGCTCATGGAGGAGAGATACTTGTTTCTTCCGAAGAAGGTAAGGGGACCAGGTTTACCATTTTGCTTCGTTCTTAA
- a CDS encoding response regulator, whose protein sequence is MSVRTRPKIFLIDDHPIVRSGLEAEIKACGDYEYCGSASSIKEGTKMMGFARPDLLICDVSLQDENGIKELDSIRKKFPDMKIVFLTMHRDWSYLQEAISAGADGYILKSDPMESIMASIKKVLNRGKVFPGEIANFSYDEKHIREVAEIVKKLTKREGQILNFLSKGKLNREIAEELKLSVRTVEAHRASIFKKLEVDNMVELTRILVQLRSLDAN, encoded by the coding sequence ATGTCCGTCCGCACCCGTCCTAAAATTTTTTTAATAGACGATCATCCTATCGTCCGCTCCGGATTAGAAGCAGAGATCAAGGCCTGCGGAGATTATGAATATTGCGGTTCAGCTTCTTCCATAAAGGAAGGAACTAAAATGATGGGCTTCGCCCGGCCCGACCTTCTGATCTGCGACGTCTCCCTTCAAGATGAGAATGGGATCAAAGAGCTTGATTCTATCCGCAAAAAATTCCCGGACATGAAGATAGTATTTTTGACGATGCATCGGGATTGGTCCTACCTACAAGAGGCGATCTCCGCAGGAGCAGACGGTTATATTTTAAAAAGCGACCCAATGGAATCCATCATGGCTTCCATTAAAAAAGTATTAAATAGGGGCAAAGTATTCCCTGGAGAGATCGCAAACTTCAGCTATGACGAAAAACATATCAGGGAAGTAGCTGAGATCGTAAAAAAACTTACCAAAAGAGAAGGTCAGATCCTAAACTTCTTATCCAAGGGAAAATTAAACAGGGAGATCGCGGAAGAATTGAAATTGAGCGTAAGAACTGTCGAAGCCCATAGAGCCTCTATCTTCAAAAAATTAGAAGTGGATAATATGGTAGAATTGACTAGGATCTTAGTACAGCTTAGATCCTTGGATGCAAATTAA
- a CDS encoding FMN-binding negative transcriptional regulator: MYTPEHFKLENLDIIHEIIGKYPFAVLISTTAEGLEATHLPILLSKDKASLVGHMASGNPLLQENSQVLCVFHGPHAYISPSWYESGQTVPTWNYISVHVKGILHFLDREETEIVLQDSIQYFESENSGYGYQTPKPEVRNSLLGKIKGFEIRNLTYEAKLKLSQNHSLERRKRVIDTLELSEQEQELELAEWMRRINDIQKS, encoded by the coding sequence ATGTATACTCCTGAACATTTTAAATTAGAAAATCTTGATATAATTCACGAGATCATCGGCAAATACCCCTTTGCCGTTTTGATCTCCACAACTGCAGAAGGACTGGAGGCTACTCACCTTCCCATCCTTCTCTCCAAAGACAAAGCCAGTTTAGTCGGGCATATGGCGTCCGGAAATCCTCTCTTACAAGAAAACTCCCAGGTTTTATGCGTATTTCACGGTCCTCACGCCTATATTTCTCCCAGCTGGTACGAATCGGGGCAAACTGTGCCTACTTGGAATTACATCTCAGTACATGTAAAAGGAATATTACATTTTCTAGATAGAGAAGAGACTGAAATAGTTTTACAAGATTCCATTCAGTATTTCGAATCGGAAAATTCAGGATACGGATACCAAACACCAAAACCGGAAGTCAGAAATTCTCTTTTAGGAAAGATAAAAGGATTTGAGATCCGCAATTTGACTTACGAAGCAAAATTAAAACTCAGCCAGAACCATTCTTTAGAAAGAAGAAAAAGAGTGATCGATACCTTGGAACTTTCTGAACAAGAGCAGGAGTTGGAATTGGCAGAATGGATGAGAAGGATAAACGATATCCAAAAATCTTAA
- a CDS encoding acyl-CoA dehydrogenase family protein: MDLSIPKEVEEIRAKAKAFVEEVAIPAEDHYDYDHGRMPEPIVQKLREEAKKRGLWTAHLPKSEGGLGLDLVGTALVFSELGRSPIAPYLCNCDAPDEGNMHLLHLAANAEQKKKYYHPLVEGKIRSGFAMTEPPPGAGSDPTTLSTNAEKDGDHYILNGHKWYCTGANGASFLIVMSKVNDSFRRTSMFLVPTDAPGYTMVQEIGVLGSHGPGGHCELKFENVKVHESQVLGKIGEGFRLSQERLGPARLTHCMRWIGLARRSMEIAREYAIKRELFGGKLSDHQGIQWMFAESALEIESGFLLTLKAADILRKNGDARQAVSLAKWQVSETLNKCIDRAIQICGSHGFSRYLKLELFYRDARAARIADGPTETHKMVIGRNLMSGKENF, encoded by the coding sequence ATGGATTTATCCATACCAAAGGAAGTCGAAGAAATTAGGGCAAAAGCCAAAGCATTCGTGGAGGAAGTCGCAATCCCCGCCGAAGATCATTATGATTATGATCATGGTAGAATGCCTGAACCAATCGTTCAAAAGTTAAGAGAAGAAGCAAAGAAAAGAGGATTATGGACCGCTCATCTTCCCAAGTCGGAAGGTGGTTTGGGACTGGACCTGGTCGGTACAGCACTTGTATTCAGTGAGTTAGGACGTTCTCCGATCGCTCCTTATCTTTGTAACTGTGATGCTCCGGACGAAGGGAATATGCACCTTCTTCACTTAGCAGCAAACGCAGAACAAAAGAAGAAGTATTATCATCCTCTTGTAGAAGGAAAGATCCGCTCCGGATTTGCAATGACTGAGCCTCCTCCTGGCGCGGGCTCAGATCCTACCACTCTTTCGACTAACGCGGAGAAGGACGGGGACCATTATATTCTGAACGGTCATAAGTGGTACTGTACGGGGGCGAATGGTGCTTCTTTCTTGATAGTGATGTCCAAGGTAAACGATAGTTTTCGACGCACTTCTATGTTCTTGGTACCGACAGATGCTCCTGGATATACTATGGTGCAGGAGATAGGAGTTTTAGGTTCACATGGCCCAGGAGGACATTGTGAGTTAAAATTCGAAAATGTAAAAGTGCATGAGTCCCAAGTATTAGGAAAAATTGGAGAAGGTTTTAGACTTTCCCAAGAAAGATTGGGACCTGCAAGACTTACTCATTGTATGAGATGGATCGGGCTTGCTAGAAGATCTATGGAGATCGCGAGAGAATATGCGATCAAAAGAGAATTATTCGGAGGAAAATTATCCGATCACCAAGGTATTCAGTGGATGTTTGCGGAATCGGCGCTGGAAATAGAATCTGGTTTTTTACTTACATTAAAAGCAGCTGACATTCTTCGCAAAAATGGAGACGCTAGACAAGCTGTGTCCTTGGCCAAATGGCAGGTGAGCGAAACATTGAACAAATGTATAGACAGAGCCATTCAAATCTGCGGTTCTCACGGTTTTAGCCGTTATCTTAAATTAGAATTATTTTATAGAGATGCGAGAGCCGCAAGGATCGCAGACGGTCCTACCGAAACCCATAAGATGGTAATCGGTAGGAATTTAATGTCCGGAAAGGAGAACTTCTGA
- a CDS encoding phosphotransferase family protein codes for MKDSELKERLESYLGKRLQGTVEIANMVSLSGGACQENFSADIKVNGGPESGQYQTVYRTDKGASLLASLSRINEFKVCRMAFEAGVKTPEPFWLESDNSVTGNPFYFMKRIQGKATGRFVVKDPSLNKVRKQITQELAENLARIHSVTPEKCKDEKLKEVLNLGQHVSGKTVAQGSVQALRFQLESMDGAYPAMEIILNWLEKNAPESDAAVLIHGDFRTGNFMVNSEGLQGIVDWEFAHWGDRHEDLTWLCMRDWRFGKLNKEAGGFADRSEFYEIYEKAAGVKLDPVKIRYWEVMGNLRWAIGCIGQAERHLSGKDKGIELASIGRRACEMEYEAMRLIEESIK; via the coding sequence GTGAAAGATTCCGAATTGAAGGAAAGGCTGGAATCATATTTAGGAAAAAGGCTACAAGGAACAGTAGAAATCGCTAATATGGTTTCCCTCTCTGGAGGAGCCTGCCAGGAAAATTTTTCCGCAGACATCAAGGTGAATGGGGGTCCCGAATCGGGCCAATACCAAACGGTTTATCGAACCGATAAGGGAGCGTCTTTGCTTGCTTCCTTATCTAGGATAAACGAGTTCAAGGTCTGCAGAATGGCTTTTGAAGCCGGTGTCAAAACTCCCGAGCCATTTTGGTTGGAGTCTGACAATTCCGTCACCGGCAATCCATTCTATTTTATGAAAAGGATCCAAGGGAAAGCCACTGGAAGATTCGTAGTAAAAGATCCAAGTTTAAATAAGGTCCGTAAACAGATCACCCAGGAACTTGCGGAAAATCTTGCACGTATCCATTCTGTAACTCCTGAAAAATGTAAGGACGAAAAACTAAAAGAAGTTTTGAACCTTGGACAACATGTAAGCGGCAAAACGGTGGCCCAAGGTTCTGTCCAAGCATTACGTTTTCAATTGGAATCCATGGATGGAGCTTATCCTGCTATGGAAATCATATTGAATTGGTTAGAGAAGAATGCTCCTGAAAGCGATGCAGCAGTTCTGATCCATGGAGATTTTAGAACAGGGAACTTCATGGTGAATTCGGAAGGTCTGCAAGGAATTGTGGATTGGGAATTTGCGCATTGGGGAGATCGCCACGAAGATCTGACCTGGTTATGTATGAGAGATTGGAGATTCGGAAAACTGAATAAGGAAGCAGGCGGCTTTGCAGACCGTTCCGAGTTTTACGAGATCTATGAGAAGGCAGCCGGCGTAAAACTAGATCCTGTCAAGATCAGATATTGGGAAGTGATGGGAAATCTTCGTTGGGCAATCGGTTGTATCGGCCAGGCGGAACGTCATCTTTCCGGAAAGGATAAAGGAATAGAACTCGCGTCCATAGGAAGAAGGGCTTGCGAGATGGAATACGAGGCCATGAGACTCATCGAAGAGTCCATAAAATAA
- a CDS encoding PQQ-dependent sugar dehydrogenase, giving the protein MKLSFYRSFLIPAISLIFFTISCDDIRRLLVANVDDMAKYKAEGKESGLVAVFNQNDEKRKKIKISLTTIGKGFEQPVDLLMIPGPDIFLVAEKTGALKWLDPKDGSSGILLKLDGISTDSEQGLLGVVLHPEFPEKPLLYLNYVAKKNGETSRVSEWTIDLPKDPKKAKLSKERILMEVKQPYGNHNAGQLAFGKDGKLYIAWGDGGWMGDPKGNGQNPSTFLGSVLRVDVNSKDPGKEYSVPKDNPFLKDPSFKPETFAYGFRNPWRYSFDPSGRLIIADVGQDLFEEIDIVEAGKNYGWNKMEATHCFEPKTDCDKKGLTDPIYEYGREDGSSITGGYVVTNDRISDLHGKYVFGDFVSGRIWAIDLPKDGSSVKEAYSLGKWPVLISSFGKDARGSVYIADFGAGQILRIDPGK; this is encoded by the coding sequence ATGAAACTTTCCTTCTATAGATCCTTTCTAATCCCGGCGATTTCTCTAATATTCTTCACAATTTCCTGCGACGATATTCGACGACTCCTCGTGGCCAATGTAGACGATATGGCAAAATATAAAGCGGAAGGAAAAGAATCCGGCTTGGTTGCAGTCTTCAATCAAAACGACGAGAAAAGAAAGAAGATCAAGATCAGTCTTACCACGATCGGAAAAGGTTTCGAACAGCCCGTGGATTTACTCATGATCCCTGGACCGGATATCTTCTTGGTGGCGGAAAAAACCGGAGCCTTGAAATGGTTGGATCCAAAAGACGGAAGTTCAGGTATATTATTAAAACTTGATGGAATTTCCACCGATTCCGAACAAGGACTTCTGGGAGTAGTGCTCCATCCAGAATTTCCTGAAAAACCACTTCTTTATCTGAACTATGTTGCAAAGAAGAATGGAGAAACAAGCAGAGTTTCCGAATGGACGATAGATCTTCCTAAAGACCCTAAAAAAGCAAAACTTTCCAAAGAAAGGATCTTGATGGAGGTCAAACAACCTTACGGAAATCATAACGCAGGACAATTGGCATTCGGAAAAGACGGTAAACTCTACATCGCTTGGGGAGACGGAGGATGGATGGGAGATCCTAAAGGTAACGGACAAAATCCTTCCACATTTTTAGGTTCCGTCCTTAGAGTAGATGTAAATTCAAAAGATCCTGGCAAAGAATATTCCGTTCCGAAAGATAATCCTTTTTTAAAAGATCCTTCCTTCAAACCGGAAACATTCGCTTACGGCTTTAGGAATCCATGGAGATATTCTTTCGATCCTTCCGGAAGATTGATCATTGCGGATGTGGGCCAAGATCTATTCGAAGAAATTGATATAGTAGAAGCAGGAAAAAATTACGGCTGGAACAAAATGGAAGCTACTCATTGTTTCGAACCTAAAACAGACTGCGATAAAAAAGGTTTAACTGATCCGATCTATGAATACGGAAGAGAAGACGGAAGTTCCATTACTGGAGGTTACGTCGTCACTAACGACCGGATTTCAGACCTGCATGGTAAATATGTTTTCGGAGATTTCGTATCCGGAAGGATTTGGGCAATCGATCTTCCGAAAGACGGAAGCTCCGTAAAAGAAGCCTACTCTCTCGGAAAATGGCCCGTATTAATCTCCAGTTTTGGAAAAGACGCAAGAGGCTCCGTTTATATAGCGGACTTTGGAGCCGGACAGATCCTTAGGATAGATCCCGGTAAATAA